The Phocoena sinus isolate mPhoSin1 chromosome 12, mPhoSin1.pri, whole genome shotgun sequence genome includes a window with the following:
- the LOC116763371 gene encoding 40S ribosomal protein S12-like has product MAEEGIAAGGVMDVNTALEEVLRPAFIRDGLAHAHLCALASNCDEPMYVELVEALCAEHQINLIKVDDKKLGEWVGLCKTDREGKPHKVVGCSCVVVKDYGKEAQAKDVTEEYVKCKK; this is encoded by the coding sequence ATGGCCGAGGAAGGCATTGCTGCTGGGGGTGTAATGGACGTTAATACTGCTCTGGAAGAGGTGCTGAGGCCCGCTTTCATCCGCGATGGCCTAGCACATGCCCATCTCTGTGCGCTTGCGTCCAACTGTGATGAGCCTATGTATGTCGAGTTGGTGGAGGCCCTTTGTGCTGAGCACCAAATCAACCTGATTAAGGTTGATGACAAGAAACTAGGGGAATGGGTAGGCCTCTGTAAAACTGACAGAGAGGGAAAACCCCATAAAGTGGTTGGTTGCAGTTGTGTGGTGGTTAAGGACTATGGCAAAGAGGCTCAGGCCAAGGATGTCACCGAGGAGTATGTCAAATGCAAGAAAtga